A genomic segment from Geitlerinema sp. PCC 7407 encodes:
- a CDS encoding glycosyltransferase family 2 protein, which translates to MFFSVVIPTYNRKPILEKCLRALEQQTFVPRQPVEGYEVVVVDDGSTDGTVEWLRALGVSDAVGTSAEFGHVRLLGQDHQGPAAARNLGVQAAQGDTIIFIDSDLVVTPQFLQAHGDRLVEGAQQLGSDRLFTYGRVINTANFEHPTSEPYKVTDFSAAFFATGNVAIARHWLEAAGLFDTQFQLYGWEDLELGVRLKNLGLKLIKCPDAVGYHWHPPFSLEQIPKLIDQEIQRGRMGVLFYQKHPTWDVRMMIQMTWLHRVLWGLLSLGGRLNERTLAPLLQWLIDRGKPQLALEVARIFLNWYNVQGVYAAYSQMRARA; encoded by the coding sequence GTGTTTTTCAGCGTCGTTATTCCCACCTACAATCGCAAACCCATCCTGGAAAAGTGTCTGCGGGCGCTGGAGCAGCAAACCTTTGTGCCCCGGCAGCCCGTTGAGGGCTATGAAGTGGTCGTGGTGGATGATGGCTCGACCGATGGCACGGTGGAGTGGCTGCGTGCCTTGGGCGTCAGCGATGCCGTCGGCACGAGCGCTGAGTTTGGTCACGTGCGGCTGCTCGGCCAGGATCACCAGGGTCCAGCAGCGGCCCGCAACCTGGGCGTACAGGCGGCCCAGGGCGACACGATTATTTTTATAGATAGCGACTTGGTGGTGACGCCGCAGTTTTTGCAGGCCCACGGCGATCGCCTGGTAGAAGGGGCGCAGCAGCTCGGGAGCGATCGCCTCTTTACCTATGGGCGCGTCATCAACACCGCCAATTTCGAGCATCCCACCAGCGAACCCTACAAGGTGACCGACTTCTCGGCGGCCTTCTTTGCTACCGGGAATGTGGCGATCGCCCGCCACTGGCTCGAAGCCGCTGGCCTCTTCGACACCCAGTTTCAGCTCTACGGCTGGGAAGACCTCGAGCTCGGCGTCCGGCTCAAGAACCTGGGCCTCAAGCTGATCAAGTGCCCCGACGCTGTGGGCTACCACTGGCATCCCCCCTTCTCCCTCGAGCAAATCCCCAAGTTGATCGATCAGGAAATTCAGCGGGGGCGCATGGGCGTGCTGTTTTACCAGAAGCACCCCACTTGGGATGTGCGCATGATGATCCAGATGACCTGGCTGCACCGAGTGCTTTGGGGGCTGCTGTCTTTGGGGGGCCGCCTTAATGAACGCACCCTCGCCCCCCTCCTCCAGTGGCTGATCGATCGCGGCAAGCCCCAGCTAGCGCTGGAAGTGGCCCGCATTTTCCTCAATTGGTACAACGTCCAGGGTGTCTACGCGGCCTATTCCCAGATGCGGGCTCGGGCCTAG